The window ATTTAACTTGGAAACTTTAGAAATTGAAAACGAAATGGTTCAAGGAATAGAGTCATTTAAAATAATGTTAATTAAATTTGTTAATACAGAAAAGAATAAGTTCAAGATATATGAAGGTACTAATTATGGAACAGAATATACATTATTTACGATAGATAATAATACAGAATTTTTTCGTCAAGCAGAGGAATTAGCTAAACAAATTATAGAATATTTTCTAGAATGGATTGAAAAAATATATAGTATTAAAAGAGAGAAAAAATACTTAATTATAGAAATGAAGGTTTATGGTAAAGCAGATACGTTATTTATTAAAATACCTAATGCTAATCTAAATACATAGTAATAAAATTATAAAAGCACACCTTTACAGATTATATCTAAATAGAGTAATAGTAGATCAAATTGTATGGACTTGGAGACGAGTCTATTTTTTTATGCAATACTTGTGTGATATTTTAGTATTATTCGATATTTTTTGCGTTTAGAAAATATTTCAGATGAAAATAATGGTATAATTTTACTTAGTAATCAAATCTATAATTAGCAATAATGTTTATAATGGGAGATTAACTATTATAGGACATCAGATATACCAGTATTATCATTCTTTAAAAGAATAGTAATTATTATATTGGGAGCGTGTTATATGCAAAGGTGGAAAGAAGAATATGCTGAATTAATGTTTTTTAATGTTACCGAAGATTATTGTGAAATTAAAAAAAGAATCGAACAAGCCAAAAAGATGAAATATGATAAGATGCAGCAATCACTATATAAATATTGCAAAATAGATGAATATACCGAATGGAATTTGAAAAATAATGCAGTGTGGTTAACAAGAGCTGATAAATTTAATGATCCATATGATAGTGCTTATACAATAGAGACTTTTAATGTTGAAAATTTGTTCAAAAATTCATTATTGGAAAACATAAAAAAACGCTTACGAGAAGAAGGAAAAAATATAGATTTTATAACTATGGAAATTAGTAAATTATGTGATAGATCGACTAAATCTATAATTGAGTATAGTATTGATAAATATCCTGAATCCATGTTGCTACATGAAAATATTGATAAAATTAATGAAGTGTTAATTAATCAAATATATAAAGAAAAAAACTATCGTTGGAAAGAATTGAATAAGAGCTTGCAACAGAATACTTTTATAAGTTGTTTTAGCGAAAAAAACAATGATATCATAATGTGGAGTCATTATGCTAATTACAATAAAGGTTTGTGCATTGAATATGATTTTAAACAATTAGGATTAGATAATTATTTAAATTCTTTAATTCAACCTGTATTATATACTGATAGGAAATTTGATTTGGTTAAAAGTAAACAAATCAAATCTTTAGTAAATAAATATTTAGCAATGACTAAGTTTATGGGTTGGGCCTATGAAGCTGAGTGGAGATTAATTGAACAATGTCCTGATAAATCAATTTTACCGTCACATACAGACGAAGGTATTAGTTACTGTGTACCTAAACCAAAAGCAATCTATTTCGGGTCGAGATGCTCTAAAAAGGATCAAAAGAGAATAATGGATATTGTAGATAAAAAAGAAATACTATTATACAGAATGGAACTGCAATCAAATCGTTTTGAGCTAAAACCAATTTTACTGGAGTAATAGGTGTAGTTAAACCAAAGTTGTCATGAGATGCAAAGTATGTGTTGAAAATTGTGAAACATTTAGATATATACGAAATCTGTTTGCATAGACTATAGTCTAAATAAATAGTATGTATGTTTGCATAACTTGTTTATTTAGAGTTGTTTTTCTCGCTTTAAAACATCTGTTTTATAACATCTTGATTTTAGATAAATAGTACATATAGAATCATAAACTATTTCAAGTTACATTTCGTATGGTGACACAGATGTTATTTGAGATATTTAAAATAGAAATACAAAAAAGAAATAACTCCTATAAAGGACACGCAATGTATTAGAGGTGTATCCTTTTATAAATCTTAAATCTATAATAATAATTTTATTTTATCTAAGTAGAGTTTCTTATCTTCATTATTCAAGTAATGTGTATTATTTAAATTTTCTAAATCTGTTCCATATATGAATTTGTAATGTTCATTTAATCATCTTTTTTATTTTAGAAATTATACCCATTTTATGGTAATATAAAAGGTGATGTATGAGTTTATAATAGTACATATCTTAAGGAGATGTTATTGTGTATGAATTTAATGTAAAAGATTTAAAATGGTTTTTTGAACCTCAAAACTATTCAATCGAAAATGATAGGGTTGAGATTACAACAGATCCTAATACTGATTTTTGGCAAAGGACTTATTATGGATTTAGAAATGATAATGCTCACGTTCTTTATATTACAACAGATGAAAGATATTTTTCATTTACAGTAAAGACGGAGTTTAATACTACAGCATTGTTTGATCAATGTGGAGTTGTGATTTATCAAAATAGTGAGAATTGGGTAAAGGCGGGAATAGAATTTCATGATAATAATACTGCATGGCTTGGAAGTGTTGTAACGAATCATGGATATTCTGATTGGGCAACTACAGATATAGGTGAGTCGGTAAAATATATGTGGTATAGATTAAGCAGACGAGAAAGTGATTACTGCCTTGAAAATTCTTTTGATGGTATAAATTTTAAGCAGATGAGAATTTTTCACTTGTTTGAAGGTGAAAAAGAAATTAATTTTGGATTACTTGCATGTTCACCAAGTAAAAATTCTTTTAAGGCTACATTTACTGAAATGAAGATGACAGAGTGTCTATGGAAAGAGCATAAAGCATAAAAGAAAAAACATTCTTTAGTATTATTCTAAAAAATCTAATCAATACAGTATTGCATAAGTACTGTATTTTTTTACGCTTAAGAAAATTATATGATTTTTTTAATTGTAGAAATAGAGTGTCCTTATTGTAAAAGTGAATTAAATGATATATATGACTCGAAGATTTGAACAATATTCTAAACTATAGTTATTACTGAGAGTTTAAATAAATTTAATTGGGGGATTTTAGAATGAAATTTCAAAAAGTAATTGGATTATTTATTATTGCTATGAGTATTTTGACTATAAGTTTACAAAGATCTTTGGCAAATCTAGCAAGGTATGTAGATCAAACTACGGGCAAATATTGGTCTGATGCTTATGCATATAAATATATGCCTATTAATTCTCAGGTGTTTTTTTGGATATGTTTAGCTATAGGGATATATTTAATTGTAAAAAAGGATTGAGATATAGTTTGAAAAATTATTTTGGAACTTAGGAATTTTTGTAGATGAATATAACTTAAGTCCAAATGTTGTTAATGGGGGTGACTTTTGGGTTACAATGGATTGGTTAAGATTGCTGTTATTATTTTTAACTTGTGTTTTATCAGGATTAAATATATTTAGAAAACAAGAAAAATGATAATGGGATAGGAATTTGGGGGATTTAAAGGATATGATTCAAATTATAAATAAAACTTTAATTTTTATATTTGCAGTATTAAATATATACATAAGTATTAGAATTCTTTATTTAGCAAAAAAAGATAATTATAAGAATAGAGATTTTTTAGAAAAAAATAAAAATATGTTCACTAAAATCATGGATATTATTAATATTATCTGTATAATATATTTCATTTTTATAGCAGATGAAGAATATGAAAATTTGGCTATCAAAATTTATTTTGTAACCTTTTGTTTTAGAGATTTTTATATACAATATAAATACGCAGATGATAAAAAAAGAGGTCAATTAATTCCATATGGAATAGTTATTATATTCTTTACTATACTTGGAATTGTAGATTATATGGAAGTTAAATAGTTATATATATTATATGGATAGTACAAGTTCTATATAAACTAGAATAATTTTTTAGATACCCTAAATCATGAAAAGTACAGTTGTTATTAAGAGTGTAGAGACTAGATGAATTCTTTCATAAATTTGACTAATTCGGGAAAACTATAAAATACTAATTTAGATAATAATGGTTTATAGTTTGGAGGAAAAAATAGTGAATAAGGAAGCCATATCTGGTAAGCAGGCTGTGTGTATCATGATTCTATTTTTCTCAGGGACTTCTGCAATAATGACAAGGGGATTAGAGGCTGAACAAGATTTGTGGCTAGCTATTATTCTATCAGTATCTATCACATTGCCTATGGTACTTATATATGCGCACCTCCATTATATTTTTAAAGATAAAGATTTATTTGATATTCTTGAAATTTGTTTTGGCAAATTCATTGGAAAGGGAATTAGTATATTATATGTTTGGTTTTTCTTGGATATAATGGCGGTGGTTATAAGAAATATAAGTCAATTTATTACTATTACGTCTATGACTGATACTTCTTTAATTATACCAATGATACTTATTGGTATTTTATGCATTTGGTCGGTAAAAGAAGGAATTGAAGTAATCGGAAGATGGGGAGAATGTTTCATAATTATATATATTGCTTGTATATTGATTATAATAATATTAGCAATTTTTGAGAATGGTATCATTAGTTTAAACCCCATGTTATATAAAGGTATGAAGCCAGTCATGGAAGGTGCTTTTTTTACATTTACATTTCCTTTTGGCGAGGTAATAGTATTTACTGCGGCTTTTTCTGGTTTTAAAATGGGAACATCTTCTTATAAAGTTTATATACGAGGTTTATTTATAGGAGGATTAATAGTACTTGTAACTTCTATAACTACTATTTTAATTTTAGGAGTAGCTTTAGCTCAAAACTTACATTATCCTGCTTATAGTGCTATTGCACGATTAAGTATAGGGGACGTTTTACAAAGGTTAGAAGTAATAATAGCCATTATATTCATATTAGGAGGTTTTATAAAATCTAGCATATATTTGTTGGCTACGTGTAGAGGATTTACTAAGATATTTGAATATAAAGATTATAGATTCATAGTAACACCTGTTACTTTGCTGATAATTAATCTGTCTTATTTTGAATTTGATAGTATTATGGATTACGTTGACTGGAATGTGGAAGTATACCCATATTACGCCGTTCCTTTTTTAGTAATTTTACCTATTATCATACTTATTACTGCTGAAATAAAGAAGAAACGATTGTTTATTAATCAAAATATATAAAGTTAAACTTAATTCAGATGACGTTTTAGCTTTCGTATAAACAGAATTTTGTCAAGTGTGGTGATATAAATTGAGAGCACAAAAATTTACAGCTATTATAGGGATTAATAAAGGTCATTTTCATAAAAATAATAATCATGAAAATAAAGAAGATATGTATTTGAAATGGCAGTCATTAGGTAAGAAGTATTATGAATTAAGAGGAATATATGTTTCGGCTAATATATCTGAAATAAAGACTATATATCATGAAAAGTGGGGGTGTCCATTAGGTGGAGAAGTTACCTATGAGATAAGTGGAATATGTAATCCTGTATTTTCTGACTCAGATAAATGGAGAGAAATTGTTTTAGAGATTGTTAAAGACCTAAAGTTGTATTATGAACAATCAAGCTGTAGCCTAGAGTTTTGTGAGTGTGAGTTTTATTACTTAACCTAATAATATATACTTTTAGATATATTAATAGTAAAATAAGATATAGTAAAGCTACGGGAGTTGATATTATGATGAGTGGGTTTATATTTGCGTTGGTGGGGGTTATAAGTATTGCATATGCTTTTTCTGTTAAAAAGTCTGAAAGAAGACAAAAGAAACTTCTAGAATTTTTAAAGAAAAATGATAATGGTGAAATTGTATTTGGAAGTAAGAAATTTAAAAGTGAGGAAGGATATTTTACATATCAGTTCTATAGTTACTTAAATTCAGGCATATTTGCATTAATATATGGGTTCGCTGTTAACTCTTTTAATTTATATAGTAAAGGAATATGGGTATTTTTATCTTTTTTAATACTGATATACATAAATCAATTAATTTATAAAAAGCATAAAGATATGTAGTTTGAATCTTTCTTGGACAATCCAAGGAGGATTTTTTTTGTCCTCAAAGTAGTTAATGCATTAATCAAAAAGTAGAATCATATACATATATAGAGCAAGTCAGTTTACAAGGGGGTAAGTTAGATGGATGATAGTAAAAAAATGAAGCTCGCTGATATTTTGGCTTCTAAAGGATTATCAATTAATTATCAGTACGGAGGAAGTGCTCCTGAGGAGATGGTTGATAGAGAGGTAAAAAAAGAACCAACTCCAAGAGCTAAGAGGTTAAGGGATATATTTTATAATACATTATCAACTGCTAATATGGAGTTTCCTTATTGGTACAACCGTAAGTTTAATGAGCTTGAAGGTGAGATTACAGTAGTTAGAAGAGCTCTTGCTTTAAAAGAAGCTTTTTCAAGACTTACACCAAATATTATTCCTGGTGAGAAGCTTGTTATGCAAAAGACTTATAATTATAGAGGGTCTTTTCCTATGCCATGGCTTTCCGAAAGCTTCTTCGTAGCCAAAGAAAGTGAACTATACAAAGCAGCTCTTGAAACAGGAAGCGCAAGTTCTGGAGAGTTAAGTGAATTTGGAAATGGTGGAGGAAATGTTACAAAGAGCTTTGGAAATGTAGTTTCTATTGCTGGTAAGTTTGGAATGAGAAAAGAAGAAATTCCAGTTCTTCTAAAAGTTGCAAATGAGTGGGTAGGAAAGTCAGTTGAGGATTTAGGACATAAATACGAGAAAATGGTTCCGGATTATGAGGTTAAAGAAAATATAATGAGAAGTTTGGTTTGTATGTTTGACTCAGGATTTACTCTACCTCAAGGAAGAGAAGTAATAAATTATTATTATCCTCTTCAATATGGATTTGACAAACTTATAGAGATGGCTAAGGAATGTAAGGATGAGGTTGCTGGAAATGCAGGTGGAGATGGAGTAGTAGGTATGGACAGACTTTATTTCTATGATGCTGTAATCCATGCTATAGAAGGTATTCAAACTTGGATATTAAATTATTCAAAGCATGCAAGAAGACTTGAAAAAATAGCTAAGAATGAAGAAGATAAAAAAGAGTACATGGAGATAGCTAATTGTTTAGAAAATATAGCTCATAAAAAACCAGCTACATTCAGAGAAGCACTTCAATTATCATATACCCTACATATTTCAGTTTTAAATGAAGATGCTATATCTGGATTATCAATAGGAAGATTAGGTCAAGTACTATATCCTTGGTATGAACAAGATATTGAAGCAGGAAAGATAACTAAGGAAGAAGTATTAGAACTTTTAGAATTATATAGAATAAAAATTACATGTATAGACTGTTTTGCATCAACTGGAGTTGTTGGAGGAGTTTTATCAGGAAATACATTTAATAACTTAAGTCTTGGTGGACTTACTCCTGATGGACAATCAGCTACTAATGATCTTGAGATGCTGATAGTTGAAGCGGGTATAACGTGCTCAACACCTCAACCTACTTTATCAGTTCTTTATGATGAGAAACTTCCAGAGAAGTTCTTATTAAAATGTATAGAATGTGATAAAACTGGTGCAGGGTATCCGGCTTGGATGAATAATAGAGGCGGAATAGAATTCATGATGAATCAATATTCACCTGAGGGAATGACTATTGAAGAAGCTAGATCTTTTGCAATAGGAGGATGTCTTGAAACATCGCCAGGTTGTTGGAAAGAACTTGATTTAAACGGTAAGAAATATAAAATACCTGGAGGCGCAGGTCAACCTACAAGCGTTGGTGTTCACTTTGTAGCAAATCCTAAGGTATTAGAGTTAGTACTTACTAATGGAGTAGATAACAGAACAGGAACTAAGGTATTTGAGCCTCACAATAGAAAGCTTGAGACTTATGAAGAGTTAATTGATACATTCAAGATGTATTATGAAAAGGCAGTTGATGTTTTAGCTAAAACTAATAATGTACAGCATGATATATGGCGTAAACAGAATATGTCAGTTGTAAACTCTTTCTTAAAGCCAGATTGTCTATCTAAAGGACAACACATTGGTAATATGGGATATAAATATAATGCTACATTTAATGTTGAAAGCTGTGGAACTGTAACTATGGTAAATTCATTAGCTGCAATTAAAAAGATAGTGTACGATGATAAGAAGTTCACTCTTAAAGATTTAGAAAGTGCCATTATAAATAACTTTGGATTTAGAAATGCTCTTGAAACAAGAAATTTCTCAATGATGGATCAAGAAAAAGTAGATACTAGTGGAAAATATGATGATATATATGGAGAATGCTTAATGGCTCCTAAATACGGAAATGACAATCCTTATGCAGATAATATCCTTAAGGGATATGAGGATTGGTTCTGTAGTATGTCAAAGAATGCTATGTCACTTTATGCAAAACCTATGTATGCTTGTCAAATATCAGTTTCAACTCATGGAGCACAAGGTGCTGCAACGCTTGCTACAGCTGATGGAAGACTTGCAGGAACAACCTATTCAGATGGTTCAATGTCAGCTTACCCTGGAACTGATAAAAATGGACCTTATGCTTTATTTGAATCAGCTACAGTTTGGGATCATTCAAATTCTCAAAACTCTCAGATGAATATGAAGATACATCCAAGTGCATTAAGAGGAGGGCAAGGAACTAAGCATCTATTAGATTTAACACGCTCATATATGAGAAAAGGTGGGTTCCATATACAATACAATATAGTTGACTCTAAGGTGTTAAGAGATGCACAAGAAAATCCTGATAATTATAGAGATCTTATGGTAAGAGTTGCAGGATTTACACAATACTGGTGTGAGATAGGTAAGCCTATTCAAGATGAAGTTATTTCAAGAACAGAATATGAAGGAGTGTAGAGATATGTTAAAACACAATGATTGTTTAAATTTTTCACCTATGGATGCTGCAAAGGGAATTTGTAGAATTACAGGAAATATAATAAATATAGATTCTGATGTATGTGAAGCATTTGAACTATGTCCTAAATGTAGAAATTGTTCTCACTTTAAAAACTCTGATAAAGATGAACTAGGAATGTGCACAGGTCTTGATAAAGATAATTGGACATATGGAGATTTAAATGCTATAACTTGTAGCTCACACGAATTAAAAAAATAATATAGCAAATTGGAAGGATTGATACTTAATGCTAGAGAGCAGAGTAAGTGAAAAGGAAGCAAAACACCTAGGGTACATGGTAGTTCTTGCATCGTGGCTTGCAGTATTTTGTTTGTTCGGTTATAGAGCTACTTTTTCTGTACTTCAAGGACCTATGGCAAAGGATCTTGGCTGGAGTGCATCTGAATTAACTCTAGGTTATTCACTTATGATGAGCGTTTATGCAGTAACTGCATTCTTTAGTGGAATGATAATTGATAAATGGGGAACTAAGCCTGCGTATTTTTTAGGTGCTATAAGTGGTTCTCTAGGATTTTTGATAACAAGCTTTGCTAAAACATATATGTCATACTTGATTCCATATGCTGTAT is drawn from Tepidibacter hydrothermalis and contains these coding sequences:
- a CDS encoding GerAB/ArcD/ProY family transporter; its protein translation is MNKEAISGKQAVCIMILFFSGTSAIMTRGLEAEQDLWLAIILSVSITLPMVLIYAHLHYIFKDKDLFDILEICFGKFIGKGISILYVWFFLDIMAVVIRNISQFITITSMTDTSLIIPMILIGILCIWSVKEGIEVIGRWGECFIIIYIACILIIIILAIFENGIISLNPMLYKGMKPVMEGAFFTFTFPFGEVIVFTAAFSGFKMGTSSYKVYIRGLFIGGLIVLVTSITTILILGVALAQNLHYPAYSAIARLSIGDVLQRLEVIIAIIFILGGFIKSSIYLLATCRGFTKIFEYKDYRFIVTPVTLLIINLSYFEFDSIMDYVDWNVEVYPYYAVPFLVILPIIILITAEIKKKRLFINQNI
- a CDS encoding DUF1349 domain-containing protein, translated to MYEFNVKDLKWFFEPQNYSIENDRVEITTDPNTDFWQRTYYGFRNDNAHVLYITTDERYFSFTVKTEFNTTALFDQCGVVIYQNSENWVKAGIEFHDNNTAWLGSVVTNHGYSDWATTDIGESVKYMWYRLSRRESDYCLENSFDGINFKQMRIFHLFEGEKEINFGLLACSPSKNSFKATFTEMKMTECLWKEHKA
- the hpdC gene encoding 4-hydroxyphenylacetate decarboxylase small subunit; the protein is MLKHNDCLNFSPMDAAKGICRITGNIINIDSDVCEAFELCPKCRNCSHFKNSDKDELGMCTGLDKDNWTYGDLNAITCSSHELKK
- the hpdB gene encoding 4-hydroxyphenylacetate decarboxylase large subunit, with protein sequence MDDSKKMKLADILASKGLSINYQYGGSAPEEMVDREVKKEPTPRAKRLRDIFYNTLSTANMEFPYWYNRKFNELEGEITVVRRALALKEAFSRLTPNIIPGEKLVMQKTYNYRGSFPMPWLSESFFVAKESELYKAALETGSASSGELSEFGNGGGNVTKSFGNVVSIAGKFGMRKEEIPVLLKVANEWVGKSVEDLGHKYEKMVPDYEVKENIMRSLVCMFDSGFTLPQGREVINYYYPLQYGFDKLIEMAKECKDEVAGNAGGDGVVGMDRLYFYDAVIHAIEGIQTWILNYSKHARRLEKIAKNEEDKKEYMEIANCLENIAHKKPATFREALQLSYTLHISVLNEDAISGLSIGRLGQVLYPWYEQDIEAGKITKEEVLELLELYRIKITCIDCFASTGVVGGVLSGNTFNNLSLGGLTPDGQSATNDLEMLIVEAGITCSTPQPTLSVLYDEKLPEKFLLKCIECDKTGAGYPAWMNNRGGIEFMMNQYSPEGMTIEEARSFAIGGCLETSPGCWKELDLNGKKYKIPGGAGQPTSVGVHFVANPKVLELVLTNGVDNRTGTKVFEPHNRKLETYEELIDTFKMYYEKAVDVLAKTNNVQHDIWRKQNMSVVNSFLKPDCLSKGQHIGNMGYKYNATFNVESCGTVTMVNSLAAIKKIVYDDKKFTLKDLESAIINNFGFRNALETRNFSMMDQEKVDTSGKYDDIYGECLMAPKYGNDNPYADNILKGYEDWFCSMSKNAMSLYAKPMYACQISVSTHGAQGAATLATADGRLAGTTYSDGSMSAYPGTDKNGPYALFESATVWDHSNSQNSQMNMKIHPSALRGGQGTKHLLDLTRSYMRKGGFHIQYNIVDSKVLRDAQENPDNYRDLMVRVAGFTQYWCEIGKPIQDEVISRTEYEGV
- a CDS encoding DUF2971 domain-containing protein, encoding MQRWKEEYAELMFFNVTEDYCEIKKRIEQAKKMKYDKMQQSLYKYCKIDEYTEWNLKNNAVWLTRADKFNDPYDSAYTIETFNVENLFKNSLLENIKKRLREEGKNIDFITMEISKLCDRSTKSIIEYSIDKYPESMLLHENIDKINEVLINQIYKEKNYRWKELNKSLQQNTFISCFSEKNNDIIMWSHYANYNKGLCIEYDFKQLGLDNYLNSLIQPVLYTDRKFDLVKSKQIKSLVNKYLAMTKFMGWAYEAEWRLIEQCPDKSILPSHTDEGISYCVPKPKAIYFGSRCSKKDQKRIMDIVDKKEILLYRMELQSNRFELKPILLE